Proteins encoded together in one Candidatus Marinimicrobia bacterium CG08_land_8_20_14_0_20_45_22 window:
- a CDS encoding N-6 DNA methylase, with amino-acid sequence MTAGRTLNTLSQEWGTPEKYVNAVREFFGDHIALDPCSNEYSIVYAETEYRLPKHDGLRETWHFPTIYVNPPYGIDKERGTSIKKWLFRCATAHKEYKSEVLALVPVATNTGHWKNYVFGKATSVCFLYDTRLKFLVNGQNGGKGAPMSCAMVYWGKDFDRFLSIFAKFGAVIDLRPLKGKKFGECSENGQMDLIPEEVPEEEG; translated from the coding sequence ATGACAGCCGGGCGGACACTGAACACGCTCAGTCAGGAGTGGGGAACACCAGAGAAGTATGTCAACGCGGTTCGTGAGTTCTTCGGCGACCACATTGCCCTTGATCCCTGTTCAAACGAGTATTCGATTGTATATGCGGAAACGGAATACCGTCTTCCGAAGCATGATGGACTCCGAGAGACGTGGCATTTTCCCACGATCTATGTTAATCCGCCATACGGAATAGACAAAGAGCGTGGCACTTCGATCAAGAAGTGGTTGTTTCGCTGCGCTACAGCGCACAAAGAATACAAGTCTGAAGTTCTCGCCCTTGTGCCAGTTGCTACGAACACCGGCCACTGGAAAAACTATGTATTCGGCAAAGCAACGTCAGTCTGCTTCCTGTACGATACCCGCCTCAAGTTCCTTGTCAATGGGCAGAACGGGGGAAAAGGCGCACCGATGTCCTGTGCAATGGTTTACTGGGGCAAGGACTTCGATAGGTTCCTCTCCATCTTCGCTAAGTTCGGTGCTGTCATTGACCTTCGCCCGCTGAAGGGCAAGAAGTTCGGTGAATGCTCGGAAAATGGGCAGATGGACTTGATCCCGGAAGAAGTACCGGAAGAGGAAGGCTAA
- a CDS encoding four helix bundle protein: MKIARFEDIIAWQKAKILTVKVYSLFDASKDFAFKDQIQRASVSIMNNIAEGFERKSNNEFKQFLYIAKGSCGEVRSMLILAKELHKINGQNAGTLLELSEEISKILSGLIKTL, encoded by the coding sequence ATGAAGATTGCAAGATTTGAAGATATAATTGCCTGGCAAAAAGCAAAAATTCTGACGGTCAAAGTATATTCATTATTTGACGCGAGCAAAGATTTTGCTTTTAAGGATCAAATACAAAGAGCTTCGGTTTCTATAATGAACAATATTGCCGAAGGATTTGAACGGAAAAGCAATAATGAGTTTAAGCAATTTTTATATATTGCCAAAGGCTCGTGTGGCGAAGTGCGATCGATGCTGATTCTTGCCAAAGAACTGCATAAAATTAATGGACAAAACGCGGGAACTCTTCTTGAACTTTCGGAAGAGATATCCAAAATACTTTCCGGTTTAATAAAAACTTTATGA